The Kosakonia sacchari SP1 genome includes a window with the following:
- a CDS encoding beta-N-acetylhexosaminidase has translation MKTIRLSLLASAVLAMLGSTAALANQSTVDAISQFHLNYAVKDNFAAQHGVDCAKLGADWASCNKAVITLTNNGDAVTDNAWAIYFHSIRPVLEVANDQFKVTHIMGDLHKLEPTDKFTGFPAKQAIEIPIINEYWQLFITDVLPRWYVTADGATAKVIANTDTEDLSRFVTPLDNQWKRTPDDKNILMTAEARFEKNSDVKTLNLASLRGQIVPTPQHVNIHGQDVDLSKGVKLDLSALSADAQDAVKSRFALLGVKEGNYPLRTEIASNTFSGDEAVSGAYRLHIGAKETVVTGYDQAGVFYGLQSLLSLVPATGEMKIAALEAKDAPRFDYRGIQLDVGRNFHSKAAVLRLLDQMSAYKLNKFHFHLTDDEGWRIEIPGLPELTDIGSKRCHDLSEKTCLLPQLGSGPDSNNNGSGHFSRADYIEILKYAKARQIEVIPEIDMPAHARAAVISMEARYDRLMKAGKEKEANQYRLLDPTDTSNTTGVQFYNRTGYLNPCLDSSRNFVDKVIGEIQQMHKEAGLPLNTWHFGGDEAKNIYLGAGYTDQKKPEAGKGIIDQSNQDKPWAKSQACQAMIKEGKVADVEHLSSYFGVEVSKLVKAHGIDTMQAWQDGLKDAKDASVFATDHVNVNFWDTLYWGGFDSVNDWANKGFRVVVSNPDYVYLDFPNEVNPAESGYYWGTRFSDERKIFSFAPDNMPQNAETSLDRDGNPFSAKSDKPWPGAYGLSAQLWSEVVRTDNQMEYMIYPRMVSVAERAWHRAGWEQDYKAGREYKGGETHLVDVKALERDWQRFANLLGHRELAKLDKAGVHYRLPVPGARVVGGKLEANTSFPGMVVEFSTDGGKNWQRYDDKARPQVSGEVQVRTVSPDGKRFSRVDSVKA, from the coding sequence ATGAAAACAATTCGTTTAAGTCTGCTCGCCAGTGCCGTACTGGCGATGCTGGGCAGCACTGCGGCGCTGGCGAATCAGAGTACCGTTGATGCTATCAGCCAGTTTCATCTCAACTATGCGGTGAAAGATAATTTCGCCGCGCAACACGGCGTTGACTGTGCGAAGCTCGGCGCCGATTGGGCGTCCTGCAACAAAGCGGTGATCACCCTGACCAATAATGGCGACGCGGTAACCGACAACGCGTGGGCCATCTATTTTCACAGCATTCGTCCGGTGCTGGAGGTGGCAAACGATCAGTTCAAAGTGACCCATATTATGGGCGACCTGCATAAGCTGGAGCCGACCGACAAATTTACCGGTTTCCCGGCAAAGCAGGCGATAGAGATCCCGATTATTAATGAATACTGGCAGTTGTTTATCACCGATGTGCTGCCGCGCTGGTACGTCACCGCCGACGGCGCGACGGCGAAAGTGATTGCCAATACGGATACGGAAGATTTATCCCGCTTTGTTACGCCGCTTGATAACCAGTGGAAACGTACGCCGGACGACAAAAATATCCTGATGACTGCTGAGGCGCGCTTTGAGAAAAATAGCGATGTGAAAACGCTAAATCTCGCGTCGCTGCGTGGCCAGATTGTGCCAACGCCACAGCACGTTAACATCCACGGGCAGGATGTCGACCTGAGTAAGGGCGTGAAGCTGGATCTCTCCGCGCTGAGTGCCGATGCACAAGATGCGGTGAAATCACGTTTTGCATTACTGGGCGTGAAAGAGGGCAATTATCCGCTACGGACTGAAATTGCCAGCAACACCTTTAGCGGCGATGAGGCGGTGTCTGGCGCGTACCGTCTGCATATTGGCGCGAAAGAAACCGTGGTGACCGGCTACGATCAAGCGGGCGTGTTCTACGGTCTGCAATCGCTGCTGTCGCTCGTTCCTGCTACGGGCGAGATGAAGATTGCCGCGCTTGAAGCGAAAGATGCACCGCGTTTTGATTATCGCGGCATCCAGCTGGATGTTGGTCGCAACTTCCACAGTAAAGCGGCGGTACTGCGCCTGTTAGATCAGATGTCGGCATACAAACTGAACAAATTCCATTTCCATCTTACGGATGATGAAGGCTGGCGCATTGAGATCCCCGGCCTGCCGGAACTGACCGATATCGGCAGTAAGCGTTGTCATGATCTGAGTGAGAAAACGTGCCTGTTGCCGCAGCTCGGTTCCGGACCGGACAGTAATAACAACGGTAGCGGTCACTTCAGCCGTGCCGATTACATCGAAATCCTCAAATACGCCAAAGCGCGACAAATCGAAGTGATCCCGGAAATCGATATGCCAGCTCATGCGCGTGCAGCGGTGATCTCGATGGAAGCGCGTTACGATCGCCTGATGAAAGCAGGCAAAGAGAAAGAGGCAAATCAATATCGTCTGCTGGATCCCACTGATACATCGAACACCACCGGTGTGCAGTTCTATAACCGCACTGGTTATCTCAATCCGTGCCTTGATTCGTCGCGTAACTTCGTAGACAAAGTGATTGGTGAAATCCAGCAGATGCATAAAGAAGCCGGGCTGCCGCTGAATACCTGGCATTTTGGCGGTGACGAAGCGAAAAACATCTATCTGGGCGCCGGTTATACGGATCAGAAAAAACCGGAAGCGGGCAAAGGCATTATTGATCAGAGCAATCAGGATAAGCCGTGGGCGAAATCGCAAGCCTGCCAGGCGATGATCAAAGAGGGCAAAGTTGCCGACGTGGAACATCTCTCCAGCTATTTTGGCGTTGAGGTCAGCAAGCTGGTGAAAGCGCACGGCATTGACACGATGCAGGCGTGGCAGGACGGTTTGAAAGATGCCAAAGACGCGTCGGTGTTCGCCACCGATCATGTCAATGTTAACTTCTGGGATACGCTCTACTGGGGCGGTTTTGACTCGGTGAATGACTGGGCGAACAAAGGCTTCCGCGTTGTGGTCTCTAACCCTGATTACGTTTATCTCGATTTCCCGAATGAGGTCAACCCGGCCGAAAGCGGTTACTACTGGGGTACGCGTTTTAGCGATGAACGTAAGATTTTCAGTTTCGCCCCGGACAACATGCCGCAGAACGCGGAAACCTCGCTCGATCGTGATGGCAACCCGTTTAGCGCGAAATCCGACAAACCGTGGCCGGGCGCGTATGGCCTTTCTGCGCAGCTGTGGAGCGAGGTGGTGCGCACCGATAACCAGATGGAGTACATGATTTATCCGCGTATGGTTTCGGTGGCTGAACGTGCATGGCATCGCGCGGGCTGGGAGCAGGATTACAAAGCCGGACGTGAATACAAAGGCGGTGAGACACATCTGGTAGATGTGAAAGCGCTGGAACGTGACTGGCAACGCTTTGCGAACCTGTTAGGTCATCGCGAACTGGCGAAACTGGATAAGGCTGGTGTTCATTACCGCCTGCCAGTACCGGGCGCGCGCGTGGTGGGTGGAAAACTTGAAGCCAATACCAGCTTCCCAGGCATGGTGGTTGAGTTTTCAACCGACGGCGGCAAAAACTGGCAGCGCTACGACGATAAAGCGCGTCCGCAAGTGAGCGGGGAAGTGCAGGTGCGAACC
- the chiP gene encoding chitoporin ChiP: MRTFSGKRSTLALAIAGVTAMSGWVVSPQAHAAGFIDDSTLTGGIYYWQRERDRKDVLEDKYKTNLSHSTWNANLDFQSGYAADMFGLDIAAFTAIEMAENGDSAHPNEIAFSSSNKAYKEDWSGDKSGVSLYKAAAKFKYGPVWARAGYIQPTGQTLLAPHWSFMPGTYQGAEAGANFDYGDAGALSFSYMWTNEYKSPWHIEMDKFYQNDKKTKVDYLHSIGAKYDFKNDLILEAAFGQAQGYVDQYFAKASYKFDIAGSPLSTSYQFYGTRDKVSNGGVNDIYDGTAWLQALTFGYKVGQVDLRLEGTWVKADGQQGYFLQRMTPTYASSNGRLDIWWDNRSDFNANGEKAVFFGAMYDLKNWNLPGWTVGASYAYAWDAKPADMATPDAYYDPNYRLKESSYSLDAIYTLQDGRAKGTMFKLHFTQYDNHSDIPSYSGGYGNIFQDERDVKFMVIAPFTIF, translated from the coding sequence ATGCGTACGTTTAGTGGCAAACGTAGTACGCTGGCGCTGGCAATCGCCGGTGTCACAGCAATGTCGGGCTGGGTTGTCTCTCCACAGGCTCATGCAGCAGGCTTTATCGATGATTCCACGCTCACGGGCGGTATCTATTACTGGCAGCGTGAACGTGACCGCAAAGATGTTCTGGAAGATAAATACAAAACCAACCTTTCCCATTCGACATGGAACGCGAACCTGGATTTCCAGTCTGGTTACGCCGCCGATATGTTTGGGCTGGATATTGCGGCATTCACCGCCATTGAGATGGCGGAAAATGGCGACAGCGCGCACCCGAACGAAATCGCCTTCTCCTCCAGCAATAAAGCCTATAAAGAAGACTGGTCAGGTGATAAGAGCGGGGTCAGCCTGTATAAAGCCGCAGCGAAATTTAAATATGGTCCGGTATGGGCGCGCGCGGGTTACATCCAGCCAACCGGCCAGACGCTGTTAGCGCCGCACTGGAGCTTTATGCCCGGTACTTATCAGGGCGCGGAAGCCGGGGCGAATTTTGACTACGGCGATGCCGGGGCGTTGAGTTTCTCCTACATGTGGACCAACGAGTACAAATCGCCGTGGCATATCGAGATGGACAAGTTCTATCAAAACGATAAAAAGACCAAAGTCGATTACCTGCATTCGATTGGCGCGAAGTATGACTTCAAAAACGATCTGATCCTGGAAGCCGCGTTTGGTCAGGCTCAGGGTTATGTTGATCAATATTTCGCCAAAGCCAGCTACAAATTCGATATCGCGGGCAGCCCGCTGAGCACCAGTTATCAGTTCTATGGCACGCGCGACAAAGTGAGTAATGGCGGCGTAAACGATATTTATGACGGTACGGCGTGGCTGCAGGCACTGACATTTGGCTACAAAGTCGGTCAGGTCGATCTGCGTCTGGAAGGCACGTGGGTAAAAGCCGATGGTCAGCAAGGCTACTTCCTGCAACGTATGACGCCGACTTACGCTTCATCCAACGGTCGGCTGGATATCTGGTGGGATAACCGCTCTGACTTTAACGCCAACGGCGAGAAAGCGGTGTTCTTCGGCGCAATGTACGACCTGAAGAACTGGAACCTGCCGGGCTGGACGGTGGGCGCGTCTTACGCTTACGCCTGGGATGCGAAACCGGCTGACATGGCAACGCCAGATGCCTATTACGATCCGAACTATCGCCTGAAAGAGTCCTCTTACAGCCTCGATGCAATTTACACCCTGCAGGACGGACGTGCGAAAGGCACGATGTTCAAGCTGCATTTCACTCAGTACGACAACCATTCCGACATCCCAAGCTACAGCGGTGGTTATGGCAACATCTTCCAGGATGAGCGCGATGTGAAGTTTATGGTTATCGCACCGTTTACCATTTTCTGA
- the glnS gene encoding glutamine--tRNA ligase — translation MSEAEARPTNFIRQIIDEDLASGKHTTVHTRFPPEPNGYLHIGHAKSICLNFGIAQDYQGQCNLRFDDTNPAKEDIEYVESIKNDVQWLGFHWSGDICYSSDYFDKLYEYAIELINKGLAYVDELSADEIREYRGTLTAPGKNSPYRDRSVEENLALFEKMRAGGFEEGKACLRAKIDMASPFIVMRDPVLYRIKFAEHHQTGNKWCIYPMYDFTHCISDALEGITHSLCTLEFQDNRRLYDWVLDNITIPVHPRQYEFSRLNLEYTVMSKRKLNLLVTDKHVEGWDDPRMPTISGLRRRGYTAGSIREFCKRIGVTKQDNTIEMASLESCIREDLNENAPRAMAVIDPVKLVIENYPQDNSEIVSMPNHPNKPEMGTRDVPFSGEIWIDRADFREEANKQYKRLVLGKEVRLRNAYVIKAERVEKDADGNITTIFCSYDADTLSKDPADGRKVKGVIHWVSAQHALPVEIRLYDRLFSVPNPGAAEDFLATINPESLVIKQGYAEPSLKEAQAGKAYQFEREGYFCLDSRYATASKLVFNRTVGLRDTWAKIGD, via the coding sequence ATGAGTGAGGCAGAAGCCCGCCCGACTAACTTTATTCGCCAGATCATTGATGAAGATCTGGCCAGTGGTAAGCACACTACCGTCCATACCCGTTTTCCGCCGGAGCCGAATGGTTATTTGCACATTGGCCACGCGAAATCGATCTGCCTGAACTTTGGTATCGCGCAAGATTACCAGGGGCAGTGCAACCTGCGTTTCGATGACACAAACCCTGCAAAAGAAGACATCGAATACGTTGAATCTATTAAGAACGACGTGCAATGGTTGGGCTTTCACTGGTCTGGCGATATCTGCTACTCCTCGGATTACTTCGACAAGCTGTACGAATACGCGATTGAGCTTATCAACAAAGGCCTGGCCTACGTTGACGAGCTCTCCGCTGATGAGATCCGTGAATATCGCGGTACGTTGACTGCACCGGGTAAGAACAGCCCGTATCGCGATCGCAGCGTGGAAGAGAACCTGGCGCTGTTTGAAAAAATGCGCGCGGGTGGCTTCGAAGAGGGTAAAGCGTGCCTGCGCGCGAAGATCGACATGGCGTCGCCGTTTATCGTGATGCGCGATCCGGTGTTGTACCGCATTAAATTTGCTGAACATCACCAGACCGGTAACAAGTGGTGCATCTATCCGATGTACGACTTTACCCACTGCATCAGCGATGCGCTGGAAGGCATTACTCATTCGCTGTGTACGCTGGAGTTCCAGGATAACCGCCGCCTGTATGACTGGGTGCTGGATAACATCACCATCCCGGTTCACCCGCGCCAGTACGAGTTTTCGCGCCTGAATCTGGAATACACCGTGATGTCCAAGCGCAAGCTGAACCTGCTGGTCACTGACAAGCATGTTGAAGGCTGGGACGATCCGCGTATGCCGACTATCTCCGGTCTGCGCCGCCGTGGTTACACCGCAGGCTCTATCCGCGAATTCTGCAAACGTATCGGCGTCACCAAACAGGACAACACCATTGAGATGGCTTCTCTGGAGTCCTGCATCCGTGAAGATCTGAACGAAAACGCTCCGCGTGCGATGGCGGTTATCGATCCGGTGAAACTGGTTATCGAAAATTATCCGCAGGACAACAGCGAAATCGTTAGCATGCCGAATCATCCGAATAAGCCGGAAATGGGCACGCGTGACGTGCCGTTTAGCGGTGAAATCTGGATCGATCGCGCTGACTTCCGCGAAGAAGCTAACAAACAGTATAAACGTCTGGTGCTGGGTAAAGAGGTTCGCCTGCGTAACGCTTATGTCATCAAAGCAGAACGCGTGGAGAAAGATGCCGACGGCAACATCACTACTATTTTCTGTTCTTACGATGCGGACACGCTGAGCAAAGATCCGGCCGATGGCCGCAAAGTGAAAGGGGTTATCCACTGGGTTAGCGCACAGCATGCGCTGCCGGTCGAAATCCGCCTTTACGATCGTCTGTTCAGTGTGCCGAACCCGGGCGCTGCCGAAGATTTCCTGGCGACCATCAACCCGGAATCGCTGGTCATCAAGCAAGGCTATGCGGAACCGTCGCTGAAAGAAGCACAAGCGGGTAAAGCGTATCAGTTCGAACGTGAAGGTTACTTCTGCCTCGATAGCCGTTATGCAACCGCTTCCAAACTGGTGTTCAACCGCACCGTGGGTCTGCGTGATACCTGGGCGAAAATCGGTGACTGA
- a CDS encoding membrane lipoprotein lipid attachment site-containing protein, protein MKRIICAFCIALTLSGCIPRYATLRPHYDVDVRNPAGEPISTAMMWVSTGRSPPGYYPPPEAFRADRQGHIEVEKKSQWENMIFFLHGTNFYSWGWCIEAPGYVPQNGQGDEIESPVILKPTTQDLRCRQAQDVAEDLSPGHQ, encoded by the coding sequence ATGAAAAGGATAATTTGCGCGTTCTGTATCGCACTGACGTTAAGCGGCTGTATTCCACGTTACGCCACGCTGCGCCCACACTATGACGTGGATGTGCGTAATCCGGCCGGGGAGCCGATCTCAACGGCAATGATGTGGGTGAGCACCGGGCGTTCACCGCCGGGGTATTATCCACCGCCGGAAGCGTTTCGTGCTGATCGGCAAGGGCATATTGAGGTGGAGAAAAAATCCCAGTGGGAAAATATGATTTTCTTTTTGCACGGGACGAATTTCTACTCGTGGGGCTGGTGTATTGAAGCGCCGGGTTATGTTCCGCAAAACGGACAGGGTGATGAGATTGAGAGCCCGGTCATCCTTAAACCGACCACGCAAGATTTACGCTGCCGACAAGCGCAGGACGTAGCTGAAGACCTTTCTCCTGGGCATCAGTGA
- the nagE gene encoding N-acetylglucosamine-specific PTS transporter subunit IIBC, translating to MSILGYLQKIGRALMVPVATLPAAAILMGVGYWIDPVGWGGQNALAAFFIQSGSAIIDNMGVLFAVGVAYGMSKDKDGAAALAGFVGFLVLTTLCSPAAVAMIQKIPADQVPAAFGKIKNQFVGILVGIIAAELYNRFSSVELPKALSFFSGRRLVPILTSFVMIVVAFIMMYIWPVVFSGLVEFGESIQKLGSVGAGVYAFFNRLLIPVGLHHALNSVFWFDVAGINDIPNFLGGAQSIEAGKAVVGITGRYQAGFFPIMMFGLPGAALAIYHCARPENKAKVLGIMMAGAFASFFTGITEPLEFSFMFVAPVLYVIHAVLTGISVFIAASMHWIAGFGFSAGLVDMVLSSRNPLATQWWMLIPQGLVFFVIYYVVFRFAITKFNMLTPGRELAVAGDETDGQDVNVSGNTEQDVSGLARQYIAAIGGSSNLTGIDACITRLRLTVKDSSLVNESMAKRLGASGVIRLNKTGVQIIVGFVAEKIADAMRTAGDVPAAGNAAPAAAPAAAVKPQAVPNATTIAELVSPVTGELVALDQVPDEAFASKAVGDGVAVKPTDKIVVSPAAGTIVKIFNTNHAFCLETEKGAEIVVHMGIDTVALGGQGFTRLVEEGAEVVAGQPILEMDLEYLNANARSMISPVVVSNIDDFSGLVIKAQGAVVAGQTPLFEIKG from the coding sequence GTGAGTATTCTAGGTTATCTGCAAAAGATCGGCCGCGCGCTAATGGTGCCTGTCGCCACGCTGCCTGCGGCGGCAATTCTGATGGGCGTCGGCTACTGGATTGACCCGGTCGGCTGGGGTGGTCAAAACGCACTGGCGGCGTTTTTCATCCAGTCTGGCTCCGCCATTATCGACAATATGGGCGTACTGTTCGCGGTGGGTGTCGCTTACGGTATGTCAAAAGACAAAGATGGTGCCGCTGCGCTGGCTGGCTTTGTCGGCTTCCTGGTTCTGACCACGCTCTGTTCACCGGCAGCAGTGGCAATGATCCAAAAAATCCCTGCGGATCAAGTTCCGGCCGCGTTTGGCAAAATCAAAAACCAGTTTGTCGGTATTCTGGTGGGGATTATTGCAGCTGAACTGTATAACCGCTTTAGCAGCGTTGAGCTGCCGAAAGCGCTCTCCTTCTTTAGCGGCCGCCGTCTGGTGCCGATTCTCACCTCGTTTGTGATGATCGTTGTTGCTTTCATCATGATGTATATCTGGCCGGTCGTATTTAGCGGTCTGGTGGAGTTTGGTGAAAGCATTCAGAAACTCGGCTCCGTGGGCGCTGGCGTTTACGCCTTCTTTAACCGCCTGTTAATTCCGGTCGGTTTGCACCACGCGCTCAACTCCGTGTTCTGGTTTGACGTCGCGGGCATTAACGATATTCCTAACTTCCTCGGTGGCGCGCAGTCTATCGAAGCCGGTAAAGCGGTGGTCGGCATCACTGGCCGTTACCAGGCGGGCTTCTTCCCGATCATGATGTTCGGCCTGCCAGGTGCGGCGCTGGCGATTTACCACTGCGCACGTCCGGAAAACAAAGCCAAAGTGCTGGGTATCATGATGGCGGGCGCGTTTGCCTCGTTCTTTACCGGTATCACCGAACCGCTGGAATTCTCCTTTATGTTCGTTGCGCCGGTACTGTATGTGATCCATGCCGTGCTGACGGGGATCTCCGTATTTATCGCTGCCAGCATGCACTGGATTGCCGGTTTCGGCTTCAGCGCCGGTCTAGTGGATATGGTGCTCTCCTCGCGTAACCCGCTGGCAACCCAGTGGTGGATGCTGATCCCGCAAGGTCTGGTGTTCTTTGTTATCTATTATGTGGTTTTCCGTTTCGCTATCACTAAGTTCAACATGCTGACGCCGGGTCGTGAACTGGCCGTTGCAGGTGATGAAACTGATGGTCAGGATGTCAATGTCAGCGGTAACACCGAGCAGGATGTGAGTGGCCTGGCGCGTCAGTACATCGCCGCGATTGGGGGTTCTTCTAACCTGACCGGCATTGACGCCTGTATCACTCGTCTGCGTTTAACGGTGAAAGACTCTTCGCTGGTGAACGAATCCATGGCGAAACGTCTTGGCGCCTCCGGTGTTATTCGCCTGAACAAAACCGGCGTGCAGATTATCGTTGGTTTCGTGGCGGAAAAAATTGCCGATGCAATGAGAACGGCAGGCGATGTCCCGGCGGCAGGTAATGCTGCGCCCGCAGCGGCTCCGGCGGCAGCGGTAAAGCCGCAGGCGGTACCGAACGCGACAACCATCGCTGAGTTGGTATCGCCTGTAACCGGTGAACTGGTGGCGCTGGATCAAGTGCCGGATGAAGCCTTTGCCAGCAAAGCAGTTGGTGACGGCGTGGCGGTGAAACCGACGGATAAAATCGTAGTTTCTCCGGCAGCGGGCACCATCGTGAAAATCTTCAACACTAACCACGCGTTCTGCCTGGAAACTGAGAAAGGCGCGGAAATCGTTGTCCATATGGGCATTGATACCGTTGCGCTGGGCGGTCAGGGCTTTACTCGCCTGGTTGAAGAAGGCGCGGAAGTGGTGGCGGGGCAGCCGATCCTCGAAATGGATCTGGAGTACCTCAACGCCAATGCCCGTTCGATGATTAGCCCGGTGGTGGTCAGCAATATTGACGACTTTAGCGGCCTGGTTATCAAGGCGCAGGGCGCGGTGGTTGCTGGTCAGACGCCGCTGTTTGAAATTAAAGGCTAA
- the nagB gene encoding glucosamine-6-phosphate deaminase, whose amino-acid sequence MRLIPLATAEQVGKWAARHIVNRINAFKPTADRPFILGLPTGGTPLTAYKALVEMHKAGQVSFQHVVTFNMDEYVGLPKDHPESYHSFMHRNFFDHVDIPAENINLLDGNAPDIDAECRRYEEKIRSYGKIHLFMGGVGNDGHIAFNEPASSLASRTRIKTLTHDTRVANSRFFDGDVNQVPKYALTVGVGTLLDAEEVMILVLGGVKAQALQAAVEGNVNHMWTISCLQLHPKAVIVCDEPSTMELKVKTLKYFNELEAENIKGL is encoded by the coding sequence ATGAGACTGATTCCCCTGGCGACAGCTGAACAAGTCGGCAAATGGGCAGCCCGCCATATCGTCAATCGTATCAACGCGTTCAAACCGACCGCAGACCGTCCGTTTATTCTCGGCTTACCGACCGGTGGAACCCCGCTCACCGCGTACAAAGCGTTAGTTGAGATGCACAAAGCAGGCCAGGTCAGTTTCCAGCATGTTGTCACCTTCAACATGGATGAGTATGTCGGCTTGCCGAAAGATCACCCGGAAAGCTACCACAGCTTTATGCACCGCAATTTCTTCGATCACGTTGATATTCCGGCTGAAAATATTAACCTGCTCGATGGCAACGCGCCGGATATTGACGCAGAATGTCGCCGTTATGAAGAAAAAATCCGTTCTTACGGCAAAATTCACCTGTTTATGGGTGGCGTAGGCAACGATGGGCACATTGCGTTTAACGAACCGGCGTCTTCGCTGGCTTCGCGCACCCGTATTAAAACCCTGACCCATGACACCCGCGTGGCGAACTCTCGCTTCTTTGATGGTGACGTTAATCAGGTGCCAAAATACGCACTGACCGTGGGCGTGGGCACATTGCTGGATGCCGAAGAAGTGATGATCCTGGTGCTCGGCGGTGTTAAAGCACAGGCGCTGCAGGCGGCTGTTGAGGGCAACGTTAACCACATGTGGACCATCAGTTGCCTGCAGTTACATCCGAAAGCCGTCATCGTCTGCGACGAACCGTCCACGATGGAGCTGAAAGTGAAAACGTTGAAATACTTCAACGAGTTAGAAGCGGAAAATATTAAAGGTCTGTAA
- the nagA gene encoding N-acetylglucosamine-6-phosphate deacetylase has protein sequence MYALTQGRIYTGHEILDDHALVIANGLIERLCPLAELPTGIEQRSLNGAILAPGFIDVQLNGCGGVQFNDTAEAVSVKTLEIMQQANEKSGCTSYLPTLITTSDELMKQGVQVMRDYLAKYPHQALGLHLEGPWLNIVKKGTHNPEFVRKPDPALVDFLCQNADVITKVTLAPEMAGTEVIRQLADAGIVVSAGHSNATLKEAKAGFRAGITFATHLYNAMPYITGREPGLAGAVLDDTDVYCGVIADGLHVDYVNIRNAKRLKGDKLCLVTDATAPAGANIEQFIFAGKTIYYRNGLCVDENGTLSGSSLTMIEGVRNLVEHVGIALDEALRMATLYPARAIGVDEKLGSLAAGKVANLTAFTRDYKIIKTIVNGNEVVTA, from the coding sequence ATGTATGCTTTAACCCAGGGCCGGATCTACACCGGCCATGAAATTCTGGATGACCATGCGCTGGTCATCGCCAATGGTCTGATTGAACGCCTTTGTCCGCTGGCTGAGCTGCCAACAGGAATTGAACAACGCTCGCTGAATGGTGCCATCCTTGCCCCCGGTTTTATCGATGTGCAGCTCAACGGCTGTGGCGGCGTACAGTTTAACGACACCGCAGAAGCCGTTAGCGTAAAAACACTGGAAATCATGCAGCAGGCGAATGAGAAATCCGGCTGCACCAGCTACCTGCCGACGCTGATTACCACCAGCGATGAATTAATGAAACAGGGCGTGCAGGTGATGCGCGATTACCTGGCTAAATACCCGCATCAGGCGCTGGGCCTTCATCTGGAAGGGCCGTGGCTGAATATTGTTAAAAAAGGCACGCACAACCCGGAATTCGTGCGTAAACCGGATCCGGCGTTAGTTGACTTCCTGTGCCAGAACGCGGATGTGATCACCAAAGTAACGCTGGCCCCGGAAATGGCGGGCACCGAGGTGATTCGCCAGTTAGCTGACGCAGGCATCGTCGTTTCTGCCGGTCACTCCAATGCCACGCTGAAAGAAGCAAAAGCCGGTTTCCGCGCTGGGATCACGTTCGCCACACATTTATATAATGCGATGCCATACATTACCGGCCGTGAACCTGGTCTGGCAGGCGCAGTGCTTGATGACACAGACGTTTACTGCGGCGTGATTGCAGATGGCCTGCATGTCGATTACGTTAATATCCGTAATGCTAAGCGATTGAAAGGCGACAAACTTTGCCTGGTAACTGACGCGACAGCGCCAGCTGGGGCGAATATTGAGCAGTTCATTTTTGCTGGCAAAACAATATACTACCGTAATGGACTGTGCGTGGACGAAAACGGAACGCTGAGCGGTTCCTCCCTGACGATGATCGAAGGGGTGCGAAATCTGGTGGAGCATGTCGGCATTGCGCTGGATGAAGCGCTGCGTATGGCAACACTCTACCCCGCTCGCGCCATTGGCGTTGACGAAAAGCTGGGAAGTCTCGCCGCGGGGAAAGTGGCGAACCTGACGGCGTTCACGCGCGATTATAAAATCATCAAGACCATCGTTAATGGCAACGAGGTCGTCACTGCATAA